The nucleotide sequence AAATGGATAATGGTAATAATGAAATACTGTACTCAGTAAAAATAAGCGAACCAAGGGACAAGAACTCTACTGGTATATATCGTCATCCTgaatataaagataaattatgtgaaaattttgatgataagaaatataataatatgtgGGAAGTGTTTGATAGAGTATCAACTAAATTCAAGGACAAAGAGTGTATGGGTGTTCGTGAGAAATTAGAAGATAACAAACGTGGTGCTTACCAATGGAAGAATTTTGGAGAGATCAaagaattaataataaaggtAGGATCTGGTTTGCTTAATATGAATGCTTGCCCATTAATTATGTGTGATGATCAAAGAATTCCAAAGGCTCGTTTTTTAGGTTTATATATGCCTAATTGTCCAGAATGGAATATTTGTGATTTAGGATGTAATGCatacaatattattacgGTACCGTTATATGATTCTTTAGGTCCTCAATCAAGTAGATTTATATTAGATCAGACACAGATGGAAACTATTGTATGTAACAAGACATGTGCTCGTAATTTATTTAAGTCCTTAGAAACGTGCGAAGAGATATATTTGAAAACATTAATTTTAGTTGATGAAATAGACGACGAAATTAAAGAAGAGTGTTCAAAATAcaatatgaaaattatattatgggaagaattaattaaacaaggtgaaaaaaaaattgtaaaaGTACCACAAGGatcattaaataatatattttcgATATGTTATACATCAGGAACCACGGGTTATCCTAAAGGAGTTATTATGACAAATAGAAATTTTATAGGTATTTTAGCAGCTGCTTATATTGGTCCATCTAAGTTCCCAGATTTATGTTTTAATGAAAACGATATacatatatcatatttacCATTAGCCcatatatatgaaagaTTAATgatgtatttatttatagcTCATGGTGTAAAAGTAGGTTATTATTCAGGTAATATACAGACATTATTAGAAGATATCCAAGAATTAAAACcaacattatttattagCGTACCAAGATTATATAATAGAATACATGAAAGGatatttaattctttaaagaaaaaatctGGTATAGTTCAATCATTATTCAATAAAGGTTtacaaaacaaaataaaaagattaAATTCTTCTGGTTCGACAACTCATGTATTATGGGATAAATTACTTTTCAATAAAGctaaaaaaattttagGTGGGCGTATAAGAGCTATGTTAAATGGTTCAGCACCAATAAGTGTCGATGttgttaaaaaattaagaacCATCTTTtgtgtaaatatattgGAAGGTTATGGAATGACTGAATCTTTGGGTGCCTCTTTTATCACACATTCGCGAGATCGTAATATTGGACATATTGGAGGTCCCGTCCCATGTATTGAATTTAAACTAGTATCTGTTCCAGAGATGAATTATTTAGTAACAGATAATCCACCTAAAGGTGAATTGTATTTAAGAGGACCAAGTACATGCAACCTAGGTTATTTCAAATtagaaaaagaaacaaatgAATTATTAGAAAAAGATGGATTCATTCGTACAGGAGATATTGTCGTATTAAATCCAAATGGATCCTTAACCATTATAGAtagaaaaaagaatatttttaaattagCACAAGGAGAATATGTAGCTGTAGAAAAAGTAGAGGCATCATATAAACaatctttatttattagCCAAATTTTTGTATTTGGATATTCTTATGAATCTGTTCTCGTTTGTGTTATTTGTCCATCGACAGATTCCATCGATATATGGAGAACACAAAAGAAAATCAAAGCAACTGATGAAGAAGTAATTAAACTACCAGAATTTAAAGCAGATGTTATTAATGATTTAACATCCTTAGGGAAAAAAGACGGACTTAAAGGATTTGAGCAAATTAAGGATATTCATTTCACTCTTGAGGCATTTACTATTGAAAATGATTTAATGACACCCACAGGCAAAATTAAAAGACATGAAGCTAAGAAGAGAtttaaaaaggaaattGATGAAATGTATGAAAAGTTGAAGCAATAGAACATAAAGGATAATGTGaacacacacatatatatatatatatatatatatatatatatatatgtatatgtttctatttatatatttatagaagaaacaaaaagaagtgaaaaaaaaaaaaaaaaaaaaaaaaaaccgttattttttttttttttttttttttttttttttaaaaaaattaatttttaaaaaattattttttttttttttatattttttaattttttttttttttaaaaatatttatatatattttttttttNNNNNNNNNNNNNNNNNNNNNNNNNNNNNNNNNNNNNNNNNNNNNNNNNNNNNNNNNNNNNNNNNNNNNNNNNNNNNNNNNNNNNNNNNNNNNNNNNNNNNNNNNNN is from Plasmodium reichenowi strain SY57 chromosome 5, whole genome shotgun sequence and encodes:
- a CDS encoding acyl-CoA synthetase, yielding MDNGNNEILYSVKISEPRDKNSTGIYRHPEYKDKLCENFDDKKYNNMWEVFDRVSTKFKDKECMGVREKLEDNKRGAYQWKNFGEIKELIIKVGSGLLNMNACPLIMCDDQRIPKARFLGLYMPNCPEWNICDLGCNAYNIITVPLYDSLGPQSSRFILDQTQMETIVCNKTCARNLFKSLETCEEIYLKTLILVDEIDDEIKEECSKYNMKIILWEELIKQGEKKIVKVPQGSLNNIFSICYTSGTTGYPKGVIMTNRNFIGILAAAYIGPSKFPDLCFNENDIHISYLPLAHIYERLMMYLFIAHGVKVGYYSGNIQTLLEDIQELKPTLFISVPRLYNRIHERIFNSLKKKSGIVQSLFNKGLQNKIKRLNSSGSTTHVLWDKLLFNKAKKILGGRIRAMLNGSAPISVDVVKKLRTIFCVNILEGYGMTESLGASFITHSRDRNIGHIGGPVPCIEFKLVSVPEMNYLVTDNPPKGELYLRGPSTCNLGYFKLEKETNELLEKDGFIRTGDIVVLNPNGSLTIIDRKKNIFKLAQGEYVAVEKVEASYKQSLFISQIFVFGYSYESVLVCVICPSTDSIDIWRTQKKIKATDEEVIKLPEFKADVINDLTSLGKKDGLKGFEQIKDIHFTLEAFTIENDLMTPTGKIKRHEAKKRFKKEIDEMYEKLKQ